TTAGCAAGGTCACCTATCACCTTATTGTAACGTCCTATGTGCCCATACAGCTGGGCTGGTAGATCTGTAGCCTAGAGAGTAAGATGTAGTGGGCTGTACTTGTCTTTCTCTATCAACACGGTAAAAATTGTAGAGTTGTAATTTTCTTATGGCAAGCAAGGGCTGTCTCATGAACATACTTTTTTGAAGAGGGACATTCATTCTTTGCATGAACATAGCTTCAGTCAAGTCAAGCCTCCATACTCTCCAGCAGTCAACAGTATTAATGCTTCTCTATTTTTCTGCATCTGCATCAACACCTCTCACCTCTTCAGTGACTAGTTTATGAAATCCGGGGTTGGTGttgtttaaaaatctaattcagACACAAGAAGAGTCCTTTATATGCCCTTATATCTTGTGTGAAACATCTGTTGACAAGGAAAGCATGAACAGTAAAGAACTTGTTTATTGGATTGTCAGTACTGAGAAACCTTGAGATTAAACTGTGTATAGTTTGAACTGCTAACATTTTATGCACTATTACAATTAGGACAGAAACTAATGCTCAAGAACTGAAACCATATAAAAACATACTATCTTGTACACTTCTAGTctagacttaaaaaaaacaatacaaaaacattgtAAACATTGTGAAACATCGATTCTTATAAGAATTTGTGGTAAGCTTTACAGAAACAGTACAGTAACACGTGCAGTTTGGTATTGTTTATCTCCTCGATCACTGGGGCTCTAAATAACGGTCCATCACAACAAACTGTTTACCTTAGCGCCTTCATGATTCATTCTCAAGATATTGTGCTAGTAGTGCAGTTGGAATTAGCTGCCAAAAACCATCCATATTTCAGTGCAGGTTCAAAACCTTTGTATTTTACAATTCAAATAATAAGATGGGGGTTTAGTGGACCCCAGTACATCTGCAGTATATCtgcaatatttgtttttcaatcattttttttcaaatgcattGTCCGTATAAACTTAACTAATTCAAAGCGAAGGTGTCCCCTCGTCTCAGCTCTGCCCCCTGCTCTAAACTCTGTTGTGTTGGCTCTACCTTGGACGTGCAGTTTCTGACTTCTCCTCTCAGTTCAGACAGCTGCTGAGCGTGGCTGAAGAGAGTCCCACTGACTTGTTTGAGAAGCCCAGTCGATTGtccctccagctcctccctgattcTCTCCAGGTCCTCTGCCAAGAAATTCAGGCCCTTACACTGGTCCTCCACACTGGCAATACGCCCTCCAACCTCAGTTACCTCTTTCTGGACCCCTATAGCTGTGCTCCGGCAGCCACGGACCTCCTCAGCCAGGCGCCTCCTCATCTCCTGCAGCTCACCCTTAAGTCGGGTCAGtctgcgctcacctgtcccaaGCATGGAAGCCTGATGACCGACGAGCTGGACCACACCCTTTATCTGCTGAGCCAGACGACCCTCTCTCTCATGCCACGAGCTGTTTGCTTGACCAACCTGGTGGACCACTGTCCCAAGGGAGTCCTGGAGGCCTTTCAAGGTGCGGTTGACTGAGCGGACATTGAATTTAAGGATTGCAAGCTCTCCCTGGATGGGATAAACTCCCTCTGCTTGTTCCTGCTGCTCCCTGAGGGCCAGACGTCCCAGGATGTTCTGCAGTGTAGCGTTGAGGCTACTCAAACGATCATCTTGTATGTCCAGTACCTCCTTCACATCCTGCTCCTCTGCCAGGTTAGCACCTGGTGCAGCAGAGTCTCCCTGCATGGCAGATGGTTCTTGAGGTGAGGAAcatgaagaggagcagagaatcTCAAGGCTGCTCAGGTGCTTCTTCACTCTGTCCACATCCACCTCTAGTCTTCCTCGGAGGGACTCCAGCTCTGTTTCCAGAGTGGGAACAGCATGACCTTCCAGCAGTACAGGGGCAGTGGCATTTCCCAGCTCCTCCAAAGCCGTCAGTAAACGACCTTCCAGGGCCCTCAACTTACCCTCCATTCTGGCCTCCAGGCCCTGTCCTGTCTCAGCTCTGTCTGTGACACCTCTCCCCCTTCCAGACTCCTCACTTTTAATTTGCCCAGTCAGGTTGAGCTTGGCTTCTACATACCCCAGACGCCCCTCTAGCATTCCCTCTATGTGGTCCTTGTGTCCACTCAGCTCCACTCTCAAGTGCCCCTGGGACTGGTTGAGCCCTGCCACTGATGTTTCCAGCAGCCCCACCCTTTCAACCAGTCTACTCACTCTACCACAGCAGCTTTCTGTAGCATTTAAACCGTGGATCTGTGCCTGGAGGTTTCTTAGCTCTGTTCTCAAGTCAGTGGTACTTTCGTCCAAAGCATCCTCCATCTGCTCCTGCCTCTCACTTTGCTCCTTCTGGCATTGACGATGCACGTCCCCAGCTTTTTCCTTGCATCGGCCCTCTGCATTCTCCACACGCTTCTCAAATCCGCCAAGAATTTCTGTCCTGGTTGCACTCAGCTTTGCATCTATCAACTTCTCCATAGTTGTTGGGTAATTCTCACCAAGATTTTCAGCAGAGTCTGATACCACTCCCACTCTATCTGACATCTTCTTCAGTGCCCCATCATGTCCCATCACTGATGCTTTGAgttcctgcagctctgtggccTTGTCTTGCAGCTCTGTCCTGAGTTCTTCTATCTTCTCATTTAGTTCTGCAAGAcctggaaaaacatgttttccatcCAGTCCCTCTGTCTCAGGGTCTCCCCCAGGAATCTCCACAAACCCTACAGTGGATGGACTAGAGGCTACAGCTGGAGCGGGAACAggggcagcagagagcagagctgacaGCATCCTGTTGGCATCTTCTCTCAGCGAGGCTCGCAGACTCTCTTCCAGTCCATTCACAGTTCCCCTCAGGGTATCCAGACCCTGGTGTAGACGTTGCACATCCTCCTCCATTCGATATATTCGttcctctgtctcactgtctaGAGTCTGGCCtaaggagagaaagaaatactGCTAACATTGGGACAAACATAGTAAATTTTTATGCTCTAGTGTGATTGcagtttaaatacattttaaaaagttatgtaaaatgataaaatccATCATTCAGACACACTGCATAGTCAAACCTAGTTAGAATTAGTGTGTAGGTTGAAATTAGGACCCACCTATGGTCTCCCCCTCAGGCTGTTCACCACCAGCGGGAGGGGGAAGGAGCTCCTCTGGTATATGTGTCTCAGGACCATGGCTATGTTCGTGTTCATGCTCATGTTCTTGGTCTTGCTCTGTGTGATGTGGTTCCTGGTGCTCTGGCATTGGCTCTGGCTCAGATGGATAAGGCTGGAAGGAGGTGTCTAGGTAGGAGGAGGAACTCAGAGGCCCAAAGTGGCGCATTGGATAAGAGTTAAAATTGCTTGTTGGAGGTCCTTTGGGTTGACTCCATGGGTTGGCCTTCACAAGGTTCATAGGTGGGCCCTTGAACATGGGACCCTTAAACATGGGACCTTTGTACTGTGGGCCTTTCAACTGTGGACCCTTAAACTGTGGGCCTTTCATTGGCGGGCCCTTGAATGGCGGCATCATTTTCATGGGGTGTTGGTAAACTGGATGTCCCTCCATACAGCCATAACCAGAATACCCAGGACAACAACGCCACTCCAGCTCTGTGACAGTTTTATGTGCCACTTTGTACATTGGTTTGTACAGCAGACGATACCTGAGGGGAACAAACGACGTACCTTTGAGTGAGGTTTTCTTTATACTCAGACAGATTAAGGGCTGAATATCAACTTGACATGATATGAGTTGTTGTTTACTCACTGGATAGTTGGACATTTTTGACCCCAGGAACACTTGTTGTACTCAGCTTTTACATATGGGGCTGCACCATCCTGCATGGTGAAAGACACTGTCTTTTCAATGACATAGGCACAGTGGTTCCTATCCGATAAGGGATAAAAGATGGCAGAGCAGAGACATTATTAAGATTTCTAGTCCGCTTTGAATATACACAATTTagttatttaaagtaaaatgtaaataaagatcTTAAGTGATGTAGACTGTAgcacaagacagacagagagagagaacttaCTTGTGTCTGCTGGTGGGTTTCCCTTGGTCATGGTGTTGACTGAGCCCAGCTTTATACTGGTTAAACTGGAACGGTGTGTAGAACTTGGCTTCGACCAGTGGCAAAAGTAAAGTCATGAATACAAAAGGATTCACAGCCATGACAAAATGCATCCTTGAATATCCACGTGTTAAGTCAAAAGTTTAGTGAAAGGAGTCTTCAAATTGAGGTCTCACTGAAAAAAAAGTATTCCTTGATCAATGGCAAGTACTACCCTAAATATTCCACTTCATCCTCACTTGATGTGGAAATTATTTAATTGCCTGGCCGTTGACAAAACAAGATAtctcaaaagacaaaaactcaGAAAAAAGGCTTCAGTCTCTGCAGTACAACCTTTTTTGCCTGTACGTTAAAGCAGAAAGACACTTTGTGAATGTTGACCCTGATGCTGGCTGTGGGTGTGGTGGCTCTGTTAGAGTGACAACAGTCCACTGTGAGTTAGCCGCACTACAGCCGCCACTAATAGGGCCCATACGGCACCATCTGCATATCTCCTCCCACTCAACCTCCTCAAAGTAACACCAAAGTGACACTGGAGGAGCGAGAGGAGAGCCCTCACATTCACAGTTAGTGTTATTCCTGTGATATTCTGTATTACTGAACGTCatagaaaatacagtttttataaTACATCTGCTTTGACGGCTGCCTCCACCAATCAGGGCAGAGGCTCAAGTCGCATGAGTTATTTTCCCATGGTGACATCACAGCAAACCAGAGGGGAAATAGCACATCACATTCAGAGTGTACAACACCCAGCCTTGTCCCAAAATaggctgtctttgtttttgtaacattttagtGTAACAgtgacaaatgaatgaataataatccAAGACGACAAGCGAATATTGTCAACTGTTATCTATTTACTCTTCACCCTGTGTTGTGTCCTGAAGTGTTAAGGCATTTTAACAGAGGGTGCTTTGACAGGTCACattaggaaaagcacaggtgtcactAATAAAGTTAATGATGGAATttcatttagctgctttggTTTCAGGGTCCTGATATTGTGCGAGCTGGCTCACCGTCACACTTTaatggcttactgggacacttaaaTTGAACAGAGCGTTTgctaatgttattagtaacacctgtccTTTCCCCACTGACATGACACTGAATGTCCACATCCTCCTCTACAGCCATCTCCATCGTCATCATCCTCAGAAGGACATACAGTAGAGAATATAGCATTCACTGTCATGTCATACATTGAGCTGTTGTTGTACAGTGTgtggctgcaactaacaattcttttttttaaaatcaaataatccATTGATTATTTCAGGATGAATCacttcttaaaaagaaaaaataagtcCATCACACTTTTCCAGAACCCAAGgtgcagtgatggaagaagaaTTCAGATATTTTGCTTAAGTAGAAACTGCAATAAtgcagtgtagaaatactctgttacaagtaatttgtatttaaaaaatataataagtaaatgtacttaagaATCGGCATTGAATCATAGTTAAAgtaccaaaataaaagtactcattatgcgTGATGGCCCATTTTAGAATATATTGTTGCATTACATGCATTGATGTATTTATGTACAGTCATCACTAATGTTGCAGCGGATAAAAGTGGAgctcactgttcactgttttaCTGCTGCCCTCTATACATACttatataaatgtattagtTGATtgtctgaatctgcaaagtaacaagTAACCGAAGCTGTCTTAGGTCAAATCTGGGAAACATCTTGAGCTCTTTTACTTCACACAGGCACATTGACACAGTTTAAACTCCAACCTAACAGCAAACCTCCAGGACTgggaacaaataaaaataaatacccTGTGTTGAAGGCTGTGGCAGCACACACCCATGCCCGAGTGCCTTGGCCCACAAGcccacacattcattcacaacaGAAGTCTTTGTACAGTTGAAGAAGTTCACCGCCCTCAGTACAGAAAGAAGTCAAGCAGCTCCACCGTACCACAACTAGAGGACTTTCCACTTAGAGCCAGTTTAACATTAACATTGAATTAACAATGTCAGGGGACACACTGAACGGCCTTGTGAATAAAATCAAACCTGCAATGAGGTAACTTCTTTCTGCCCTTTAAAATTCTTGATTACATTTCACTTTTCTAACTTGTCTGTTCCTCTATTCAGTTACATTAGAGAGGGCAGCAGTAATATGACTTTGTAATTCTGTTACAACGttaacatttactgtattattgttATGTGGTTCACAAGACTGAAGATGGATGAGGATGGAGGATCGCCTAATGAGCTTTACTCTGAggaaatattgtagttttttacTCTACAACATTTAAATGTAGCTGTACTTACTGGTTACCACAGCAATGATTGAGATTGTATAATAGAAAACAATGTTACAAATAAGGCCAGTGGTTCCTAACCGTTTTGACACGTGACTCCTTACAAAATCGCCTGTACAGCCCCTTGTGATGTTTCAGATGTCTATGAGTGGCATTAATCAGCtcatgacccctcagatttatcgTGTGGCCCGACTGTAAACTAAGTTCAAACTAGCTCCACCTCAGGCTTCACAACAGTAAAGTGCTGCTTACACATGGATGCACTAGTGTTAACAATATAATGTCATTTATATATCAGTCTCAGAGGCCATTTTTCTTCAGAACgaagacttttacttttgatactctcAGTTCATGTAGCTGATAATGCTGATTCCTTCCTCTACCCCTGAGTAAAGACCACTATTAAAGtcattgaaaaatgaaaaatgttttctgtggccATTGTAAAGTGACCTCATTTTGAACAAGAGTAACACTGTGTCCATTATTTTGCAAGGAACTTTTGATTGATCCTTTTAAGAACCAGGCCCATTTCCTGCATCCTGTTTGTACCAGGTCCCACCTCTTCTACCTGGAAACACCCTGTTCAGTGCAGATACACAataatgagtgagtgtgtgtgtgtgtgtgtgtgtgtgtgtgcgtgtgttacaTATTCTTCGTTAGCTCTTTTACCCTCTTAATTTGTAAACAAGCTCTCATTGTATCATGTGAAACATGTTGCGGAGTACACAGCATCCAGGCTCGGGCTTTCTGGTGCTGTGAAACAAGTGCAGCTTTATTCTGCATCCTGGTGGCGGCTCCACCCAGAGTTTTTCCCTGAATGGcatcacacatttactgttattttaGCTTCCACTCACCTGCCTGACATAACGCATACGTCAGCCTTAAGCTGTTCATGGACCTCTCAACATCGCCAAGTTATGAATAGAGTCAGGCCAAATGTGGAGGGCACCATGTTTGAGTCTATGAAAGCCTGTGCAACATATGGGGAGCAGCATTTGTCTTCTTGTTCCCAATTTCTTTGTGTCTATTTGGTTTTAACACTAGTGGTCCAAATTCTTAGCTGACCTGTAAACTTTTTCATGTGTGTCTTTAGTTTTTAGCAAAGTCTGTGCCTTACTGGACTGTGTGGCTTTGGCAGTGTTTTTCCAACAGCACTGACTTGGGTAATATTTAAGAatcattttcagtatttgttttaaCTTGGACAGAATAACAGAGGAGTTGGAGCATGATCTGACGAGTATGGAGggtttatacattttttatactTTCTTCATGCACTGAAGTCAACCCAAGCAGTACTATGAGTCTGATAATAACCTTATTCTGAAGGTTGTATGGCCCAAAtcacttttatttctgtatgtCAGCTTATTATCCAAGTTTCCAATTATTACATGTTAATTTATCCTGACCTGTAACCTGACAGGGAGACATGCATAATGCATTCCTGAGTGAACATTAGAGAATAGTCCACACAGGTTTTATTCATATGATTAACTGTTGTTAATtaagtaaaacaggaaattaTGGAAATACAGGTTTAGAAACTGATAAATTGTGTCTAATTTGCTCTTGTATGTTCATTTCCatgtaaagaaacaaatgaGTAACTGGCCACAACCTTGTCTCCGGTGCACCTACAGTTACatactttttcctttttctttacCTCAGCTTGtaaaattgtttcattttagtttCCTCTagtaaaagatatttttaagggaatattttttttcttttggtacatgtgagaaaaaatgtattctgagGCGTGACCGTTTGAAGAATTCTGGCATTAAATAAGACAAATGTTGGCCTAAACAAACGTAATTTGGTGGCCACATGGGGAGCAAGAGGTCACGGCACACTTCACATATTAGCCAAGAGGTTCAATGTGTTTGCTGTTGCCAGACTCTAATGGGAGTGTGTACACATCTGGAAgaagctgccacacacacacacttttatctttgtgaggaccctcaTTGACAATCCTCAACCCTAACCTTtaccatcacaactaaatgcctGAGGCTAACTCTCACCCTAACCTTAAACTAGACCTGATTCTAACCTGAACCCTAAAACCAAGTCTTGTGCTAAAAACAGCCCTATTAAGTTGTGTGGACAGGCCAAAATGTCCccacttcccaaaaatgtcctcactctgctagtaaaataaatgttctgGTGATGTATTTGGTACAAGAACccacgcatgcatgcatgcatgcacacacacatacatctgctctctcttttgttCCAGATAAATAGTCTGTCATGATTTTCATGATATATTATACTTTTTGCATTTGCCCACACACATCTATCTCTATTGACTTTTTCAAAACTATTTGATCAGATTATTTGGCTTTGCTTTCATTGCATTCAATGTGCACTTCTTTCAAAATTCATAAATTATTTTCGTACTAAACTAAACCACCAGACAGAGCTCGA
This sequence is a window from Pempheris klunzingeri isolate RE-2024b chromosome 11, fPemKlu1.hap1, whole genome shotgun sequence. Protein-coding genes within it:
- the emilin3a gene encoding EMILIN-3, with the translated sequence MHFVMAVNPFVFMTLLLPLVEAKFYTPFQFNQYKAGLSQHHDQGKPTSRHKNHCAYVIEKTVSFTMQDGAAPYVKAEYNKCSWGQKCPTIQYRLLYKPMYKVAHKTVTELEWRCCPGYSGYGCMEGHPVYQHPMKMMPPFKGPPMKGPQFKGPQLKGPQYKGPMFKGPMFKGPPMNLVKANPWSQPKGPPTSNFNSYPMRHFGPLSSSSYLDTSFQPYPSEPEPMPEHQEPHHTEQDQEHEHEHEHSHGPETHIPEELLPPPAGGEQPEGETIGQTLDSETEERIYRMEEDVQRLHQGLDTLRGTVNGLEESLRASLREDANRMLSALLSAAPVPAPAVASSPSTVGFVEIPGGDPETEGLDGKHVFPGLAELNEKIEELRTELQDKATELQELKASVMGHDGALKKMSDRVGVVSDSAENLGENYPTTMEKLIDAKLSATRTEILGGFEKRVENAEGRCKEKAGDVHRQCQKEQSERQEQMEDALDESTTDLRTELRNLQAQIHGLNATESCCGRVSRLVERVGLLETSVAGLNQSQGHLRVELSGHKDHIEGMLEGRLGYVEAKLNLTGQIKSEESGRGRGVTDRAETGQGLEARMEGKLRALEGRLLTALEELGNATAPVLLEGHAVPTLETELESLRGRLEVDVDRVKKHLSSLEILCSSSCSSPQEPSAMQGDSAAPGANLAEEQDVKEVLDIQDDRLSSLNATLQNILGRLALREQQEQAEGVYPIQGELAILKFNVRSVNRTLKGLQDSLGTVVHQVGQANSSWHEREGRLAQQIKGVVQLVGHQASMLGTGERRLTRLKGELQEMRRRLAEEVRGCRSTAIGVQKEVTEVGGRIASVEDQCKGLNFLAEDLERIREELEGQSTGLLKQVSGTLFSHAQQLSELRGEVRNCTSKVEPTQQSLEQGAELRRGDTFALN